Proteins encoded by one window of Desulfovibrio sp.:
- a CDS encoding zinc ribbon domain-containing protein, producing the protein MNNAVYFEQIKQLVELQKVDDAIHTVRQDMERAPSELDSLEQRFSASETQRNYIVDKLTHLQDQQKRLSLEIDDDSARIKKSKNKLMQVENTREYHAMMREMDSMEKVNRSREEEKMTLMEELQFQKDALAEIDLTHMGIKAELEVKRDGLEEKLQKGNAALTELNAKRAQVSKAIPQPVFMRYEFIRERLEHPVIVAVKEGICSGCHIAVPPQSFIELQRGQQILSCPNCQRLIFWCEHFSVADAPQCAPKPQTLTD; encoded by the coding sequence ATGAATAATGCCGTTTACTTTGAACAGATAAAGCAGCTTGTTGAGCTGCAGAAAGTTGATGACGCCATTCACACAGTACGGCAGGACATGGAGCGTGCCCCCAGCGAGCTGGATTCGCTTGAACAGCGTTTCAGCGCCAGTGAAACGCAACGCAACTATATAGTGGACAAGCTGACCCACCTTCAGGATCAGCAAAAGCGCCTGTCGCTTGAAATCGACGATGACAGCGCCCGCATCAAAAAAAGCAAAAACAAGCTTATGCAGGTGGAAAACACGCGCGAATACCATGCCATGATGCGCGAAATGGACAGCATGGAGAAAGTGAACCGCTCCCGTGAAGAAGAAAAAATGACTCTCATGGAAGAACTGCAGTTCCAGAAAGACGCGCTGGCCGAAATTGACTTGACCCACATGGGCATAAAGGCCGAACTTGAAGTGAAGCGTGACGGCCTTGAAGAAAAGCTGCAAAAAGGCAACGCCGCGCTTACCGAGCTCAATGCCAAACGCGCCCAGGTCAGCAAAGCCATCCCCCAGCCTGTGTTCATGCGCTACGAATTCATCCGCGAACGCCTGGAACATCCCGTCATTGTGGCTGTTAAAGAAGGCATCTGCTCCGGCTGTCACATTGCCGTTCCGCCGCAGTCCTTCATCGAGCTGCAGCGCGGCCAGCAGATTTTGAGCTGCCCCAACTGCCAGCGCCTCATTTTCTGGTGCGAACACTTCAGCGTGGCTGACGCGCCGCAATGCGCCCCCAAGCCACAGACGCTGACTGACTAA
- a CDS encoding nucleoside deaminase, with protein MQKGIPMENSRFMKRAIELSEESMRLGGGPFGAVIVKDGKIIGEGMNRVVPLNDPTAHAEVVAIREACRKLATFDLSGAVVFASCEPCPMCLSAIWWARIEKIYFCNTREDAAAAGFDDAAIYQELSRDLTERKLPIEQLHCDEACNTFATWLSNADKTAY; from the coding sequence ATGCAAAAAGGGATTCCAATGGAAAACTCGCGGTTTATGAAAAGAGCAATCGAGCTTTCTGAAGAAAGCATGCGACTTGGCGGAGGGCCTTTTGGCGCAGTCATTGTGAAGGACGGAAAAATAATTGGTGAGGGCATGAACAGGGTTGTCCCCCTCAATGATCCTACCGCCCATGCCGAAGTTGTGGCCATACGCGAGGCCTGTCGCAAACTTGCAACCTTTGACCTCTCGGGCGCGGTAGTCTTTGCCAGCTGCGAACCCTGCCCCATGTGCCTCAGCGCCATCTGGTGGGCGCGCATTGAAAAAATATATTTTTGCAATACACGCGAAGACGCTGCGGCTGCGGGCTTTGATGATGCGGCCATTTACCAGGAACTCTCAAGAGATCTGACAGAAAGAAAACTGCCCATCGAGCAGCTGCATTGCGACGAAGCGTGCAACACATTCGCCACATGGCTCTCCAATGCTGACAAGACGGCATACTGA
- a CDS encoding DUF169 domain-containing protein produces MPLTYKEMQDLLMRELRLYHFPIAVNFHKTQADVEEFKKKARYVEPVKPITYCQWEITARMQGQTVLATKEKLGCTNSQVSFGWKDIDEAEIKSQSKYCKDLAQAERFLRTKPRLPMNSIVAVSVGPLADAVMQPDVVHFYCDNLQSYHLAVDYMAGTDTHPLRPMVTMSSSACGGSVFTHLEQSMNMCPACSGSYNAGKTERGELNVFIPGAHIGATVDRLMERIAKTGAASISRPGDPFPGADICKNCPLIIFKKSGTEPEACASCSKA; encoded by the coding sequence ATGCCCCTGACGTACAAAGAAATGCAGGACTTGTTGATGCGGGAGCTGCGACTGTACCATTTTCCCATCGCCGTAAATTTTCATAAAACTCAGGCAGATGTGGAAGAGTTCAAAAAGAAGGCCCGTTATGTTGAGCCCGTTAAGCCAATTACTTACTGCCAGTGGGAAATAACAGCACGCATGCAGGGGCAGACCGTGCTGGCGACCAAGGAAAAGCTTGGTTGTACCAACTCCCAGGTTTCTTTCGGCTGGAAAGACATCGACGAAGCTGAAATTAAATCACAATCTAAATACTGCAAAGACTTGGCGCAGGCCGAGCGCTTCCTGCGCACCAAGCCCCGCCTGCCTATGAACTCCATTGTCGCAGTGTCTGTGGGCCCGCTGGCTGACGCCGTCATGCAGCCTGACGTGGTACATTTTTACTGCGACAACCTGCAGTCCTACCATCTGGCAGTAGATTACATGGCAGGAACAGATACCCATCCCTTGCGCCCCATGGTGACTATGAGCTCCTCCGCCTGCGGCGGGTCTGTGTTCACCCACCTTGAACAGAGCATGAACATGTGCCCGGCCTGCTCCGGCAGCTACAACGCAGGCAAAACCGAGCGCGGTGAGCTGAACGTCTTCATTCCCGGCGCTCACATCGGGGCCACGGTTGATCGCCTGATGGAACGCATAGCAAAGACAGGGGCCGCATCCATATCTCGTCCCGGCGATCCTTTCCCGGGCGCGGATATCTGTAAAAACTGCCCCTTGATCATCTTCAAGAAAAGCGGCACAGAACCGGAAGCCTGCGCCAGTTGCTCCAAGGCATAA
- a CDS encoding Ada metal-binding domain-containing protein: MPRIVTMAFVLTLALLAATPGMTAQAEWPAYRGNVKSRIYHNSGCKYFNCKACTVPLASPQEAKAKGFRACKVCGG, encoded by the coding sequence ATGCCACGCATAGTAACCATGGCCTTTGTTTTGACCCTCGCCCTGCTGGCGGCAACCCCGGGCATGACTGCCCAGGCGGAATGGCCAGCCTACAGGGGAAACGTAAAGTCCCGCATTTACCACAACAGTGGTTGCAAGTATTTCAATTGCAAGGCGTGCACTGTGCCGCTGGCTTCTCCACAGGAAGCGAAAGCAAAGGGCTTTCGGGCCTGCAAAGTCTGCGGCGGATAG
- a CDS encoding response regulator: MIRTIIVEDDPMVADLAAGYLERIDGFSLDHTARSAEDALDLLRACHVDLVLLDVFMPGMDGMELLRIIKSQFFHTDVIMITAAQSSEDILKALRLGVADYIVKPFTFERFRESMLQFQEKRRLLMSPEVAITQDILDRRIFIKKPERGAGRPKGIDAQTLETVVSVLKEQPGLFSLKDIERLAGISRISLKKYFDYLAETGRLGSSKGYGGQGRPVTLYNWLG; the protein is encoded by the coding sequence ATGATCCGCACGATAATTGTTGAAGACGACCCTATGGTGGCTGACCTTGCCGCGGGATATCTGGAGCGTATAGACGGGTTCAGTCTTGATCATACCGCCAGATCGGCCGAAGATGCTCTGGACCTGTTGCGTGCCTGCCATGTGGATTTGGTGCTGCTTGATGTGTTCATGCCCGGGATGGACGGTATGGAACTGCTGCGTATTATAAAATCCCAATTTTTTCATACAGATGTCATTATGATCACGGCAGCCCAAAGCAGCGAAGATATCCTGAAGGCCCTGAGGCTTGGAGTGGCGGATTATATCGTCAAGCCCTTCACCTTTGAGCGCTTTCGTGAATCCATGTTGCAGTTTCAAGAAAAGCGCCGCCTGCTCATGTCGCCTGAAGTCGCCATAACCCAGGACATTCTGGACAGGCGTATTTTCATAAAAAAGCCCGAAAGGGGCGCTGGCAGGCCAAAAGGGATTGACGCCCAAACCCTTGAAACCGTTGTGTCAGTGTTGAAAGAACAGCCCGGCCTCTTCAGTCTCAAAGACATTGAACGCCTGGCCGGAATTTCGCGCATTTCTTTGAAGAAGTATTTCGATTATCTGGCCGAAACCGGGCGGCTTGGCAGTTCCAAGGGATACGGCGGGCAGGGGCGACCGGTAACCCTGTATAATTGGCTGGGGTGA
- a CDS encoding outer membrane homotrimeric porin, which yields MVALLAAGLLMGAAGGAKAIDFKAQGEWLMGFGLADATLTEHTREPGHGPKEKVNDNDMFGAAQRLRLQLDAVASEALSGTVYFEIGTQNWGKADEGGALGADGNSAIKLKNAYIDWVIPQTEARMRMGIQALALPNMAGGSSILDADVAAVVGNYKFNENVGLTAFWARPVNDNFNAKKYGINDSKAKDNYLDNMDLFAVSLPMTFDGIEITPWAMYGLLGRNALRGLEAPNNDEPWATNDGVLGLTIPGLTPGFNYVGGNSPLNSRSTSKQYGNMFWAGLPVGITMFDPLNIEFDINYGYVEEMGRFDVMKRGDANDIVRGSTQRQGFVVKALVEYKLDWATPGIFGWYGSGDDGNIKNGSERMPSIAGAGNFTSFVGDGNLAWGAGPGNVADWNMSYAGTWGIGGQLKDISFLEDLKHTLRVAYWGGTNSPSMVKYMENAYSWREGYGGDGPYLTTNDGLLEFNLINQWQIYENLEANLELGYVVNMMDQDTWKKDGYYNGGGNGSFDKKDAWKAQLVFAYSF from the coding sequence ATGGTGGCGTTGCTTGCCGCCGGTCTGCTGATGGGTGCGGCCGGGGGGGCCAAAGCCATCGATTTCAAGGCTCAGGGCGAATGGCTTATGGGCTTCGGCCTGGCTGACGCCACGCTGACCGAACACACAAGAGAACCCGGTCATGGCCCTAAAGAAAAAGTCAACGACAACGATATGTTCGGCGCTGCGCAGCGTCTGCGTTTGCAGTTGGATGCAGTGGCTTCAGAAGCACTGTCCGGTACCGTGTACTTTGAAATCGGTACCCAGAACTGGGGCAAGGCTGATGAAGGCGGCGCTCTTGGCGCCGATGGCAACAGCGCCATCAAACTCAAGAATGCGTATATCGACTGGGTTATCCCCCAGACTGAAGCCCGTATGCGCATGGGCATACAGGCCCTTGCCCTGCCCAATATGGCTGGCGGCTCTTCCATCCTCGACGCTGACGTTGCTGCGGTTGTGGGCAACTATAAATTCAACGAAAATGTCGGCCTCACCGCCTTCTGGGCGCGCCCGGTCAATGACAACTTCAATGCAAAAAAATACGGCATTAACGACAGCAAAGCCAAAGACAACTACCTTGACAACATGGATCTCTTTGCCGTCTCTCTGCCTATGACGTTTGACGGTATTGAAATCACGCCCTGGGCCATGTACGGCCTGCTTGGACGCAATGCCCTGCGCGGCCTTGAAGCTCCCAACAATGACGAACCTTGGGCAACCAACGATGGTGTTCTTGGCTTGACAATTCCCGGCTTGACGCCTGGCTTCAACTATGTTGGTGGCAACTCCCCGCTTAATTCGCGCAGTACCAGCAAGCAATATGGCAACATGTTCTGGGCTGGTCTGCCTGTTGGCATCACCATGTTTGATCCCCTGAACATCGAGTTCGACATCAATTACGGCTATGTGGAAGAGATGGGCCGCTTTGATGTAATGAAACGTGGTGACGCTAATGATATCGTACGCGGCAGCACTCAACGGCAGGGCTTTGTCGTCAAGGCTCTGGTCGAATACAAGCTGGATTGGGCCACCCCCGGCATCTTTGGCTGGTACGGCTCTGGCGATGACGGCAACATCAAGAACGGCTCCGAGCGCATGCCTTCAATCGCGGGAGCTGGCAATTTCACCTCCTTCGTTGGCGACGGCAATCTTGCCTGGGGTGCAGGCCCCGGCAACGTTGCAGACTGGAACATGTCCTATGCCGGCACCTGGGGCATCGGCGGCCAGTTGAAGGACATAAGCTTCCTTGAAGACCTCAAGCATACCCTGCGCGTGGCCTACTGGGGCGGCACCAACTCTCCCTCCATGGTCAAGTATATGGAGAACGCCTATTCGTGGAGAGAAGGCTACGGCGGTGATGGCCCGTACCTGACGACCAACGACGGCCTGCTTGAATTCAACCTGATCAACCAGTGGCAGATCTACGAAAATCTTGAAGCCAATCTTGAACTGGGTTACGTTGTCAACATGATGGATCAGGACACCTGGAAGAAAGACGGTTACTACAACGGCGGCGGCAACGGCAGCTTTGACAAAAAAGACGCCTGGAAAGCCCAGCTTGTTTTCGCTTACAGCTTCTAG
- the dcuS gene encoding DcuS/MalK family sensor histidine kinase: protein MNFVKNNSLFIRLVMMVSLALCPPILLSHFASSYFISKYGFEQAEQTVSNVAQLTAESPVVIEGMRSPKGDAWLQMTGFLHMLTSVSGVKFIVLIDMHGNRIYHPEEQKIGAHIVGGDEGEALQGKTYISSARGTFGFSQRAFRPVHDENGQQIGAVVVGIMSRDIEKNVSRLTSPMTWLFSLALIIGLLLAVLLSRKIKKILFGLEPHQIARLLEERTAILSTVREGIIAINRNNRLVVVNEMAEKILRSAGIQGELLGRPVQEVVPSTRLDAILKEGKPEYDREQNINGQIIMTNRSPIIIQGKTIGAVATFRDMTEMRALAERMTGLSNYAEALRSRSHEYLNKLHVISGLLRNKRYEELEEYLSQIIGSKIRETSSIKVNVQDPILVGLLESKFSRAHERHVTLTLGGSGVIPPLSPTGSHALVTILGNLVDNAFDAVSYTQERHIDLSVHCENDTLVITVADTGRGINEEHLPEIFKKGFSTKGAGRGIGLYMLLLTLDELDGSIEVDSHAGQGTSFTVHIPLAMLISGGRA from the coding sequence ATGAATTTTGTCAAAAATAACAGCCTGTTCATCAGGCTTGTAATGATGGTCAGTCTGGCCCTCTGCCCCCCCATACTTCTGAGTCATTTTGCAAGCTCGTATTTTATCAGCAAATACGGCTTTGAACAGGCGGAACAGACAGTCTCCAATGTGGCGCAGCTTACCGCAGAATCACCAGTAGTCATTGAAGGAATGCGGTCACCCAAGGGTGACGCCTGGCTTCAGATGACAGGCTTTCTCCACATGCTCACAAGTGTTTCCGGTGTAAAGTTTATTGTGCTCATAGACATGCATGGCAACCGTATATATCACCCTGAGGAGCAAAAAATCGGCGCGCACATTGTCGGCGGCGACGAGGGCGAAGCCTTGCAGGGCAAGACCTATATTTCTTCCGCCCGTGGCACCTTTGGTTTTTCGCAACGGGCATTCAGGCCCGTGCACGACGAAAATGGCCAGCAAATCGGTGCCGTAGTGGTTGGCATCATGTCCCGTGATATTGAAAAAAACGTCTCCCGTCTTACCAGCCCCATGACGTGGCTGTTCAGCCTTGCTCTGATCATTGGCCTTCTGCTGGCCGTTTTGCTGTCACGCAAAATCAAAAAAATTCTCTTCGGCCTGGAGCCGCACCAGATCGCCCGTCTTCTGGAAGAGCGCACCGCCATTCTGAGTACCGTGCGCGAGGGCATCATTGCCATCAACAGGAATAACAGACTTGTTGTCGTCAATGAAATGGCTGAGAAAATTCTGCGCTCCGCAGGGATACAGGGGGAGTTGCTTGGGCGCCCCGTACAGGAAGTGGTGCCGTCAACGCGCCTTGATGCCATCCTCAAGGAAGGAAAGCCTGAATATGACCGCGAACAGAACATTAATGGACAGATCATCATGACCAATCGATCCCCCATTATCATTCAGGGCAAAACCATTGGTGCTGTGGCGACATTCAGGGATATGACGGAAATGCGCGCCCTGGCGGAACGCATGACGGGGCTGAGCAATTATGCAGAGGCTTTGCGATCCCGCTCGCACGAATATCTGAACAAGCTGCACGTTATTTCGGGCCTGCTGCGCAACAAACGCTATGAAGAACTTGAAGAATATCTGTCACAGATCATAGGCAGCAAAATACGCGAAACATCATCCATCAAGGTTAACGTGCAGGACCCAATTCTTGTGGGACTTTTGGAAAGCAAGTTCAGCCGTGCCCACGAACGCCATGTTACGCTGACACTGGGCGGCAGTGGCGTTATTCCGCCGCTTTCGCCAACAGGGTCGCATGCTCTTGTGACAATACTTGGAAATCTTGTGGACAATGCCTTTGACGCTGTCAGCTATACGCAGGAAAGGCACATTGATCTGTCCGTACATTGCGAGAATGATACCCTTGTCATAACCGTTGCGGATACCGGGCGGGGCATTAACGAAGAACACCTGCCGGAGATCTTCAAAAAAGGCTTTTCCACCAAGGGGGCGGGCAGAGGCATCGGCCTGTATATGCTGCTTTTGACTCTTGACGAGCTGGACGGTTCCATTGAGGTTGATTCTCATGCGGGGCAGGGGACGTCCTTTACGGTGCATATTCCCCTGGCCATGCTCATCAGTGGAGGGCGGGCATGA
- a CDS encoding Nif3-like dinuclear metal center hexameric protein, whose translation MQVAELISIIEEVAPLKAAAPWDLSGFQVASLRHEVSSIAVCLDPTPHSIRQSLDLGAQFILSHHPLTLKPSLPTKLDAYHEVLRLLLRADVPLYAAHTSLDVNPEGPAGWLATDLRLENLTVLEPVAPADADGTILGYGLAGDLPQPQTVEHIIRALESILDLSTATLSGPPPGKIDRLAYCTGSGSSLLAAAHKAGAQLFITGDVKYHTALDAEIPLLDVGHHSLEEEMMRRMCHVLQQRAHGVAVHFVPSASPFRTVALS comes from the coding sequence ATGCAAGTAGCTGAATTAATTAGCATCATTGAAGAAGTTGCACCTTTGAAGGCAGCGGCTCCGTGGGACCTTTCCGGATTTCAGGTTGCAAGCTTACGGCATGAGGTCAGCAGCATCGCGGTCTGCCTTGACCCGACGCCGCACTCCATCAGGCAATCCCTTGATCTTGGAGCGCAGTTCATCCTGAGCCATCACCCCTTGACGCTCAAGCCCTCACTGCCGACAAAACTTGACGCATACCATGAAGTGTTGCGCCTGCTTTTACGCGCGGATGTTCCCCTGTACGCGGCCCACACCTCCTTGGACGTCAACCCCGAGGGGCCTGCGGGCTGGCTGGCCACAGATTTGCGGCTCGAAAATCTGACTGTGCTTGAGCCGGTAGCCCCTGCCGACGCGGATGGGACTATACTGGGTTATGGTCTTGCGGGCGACCTGCCGCAACCCCAGACTGTCGAGCATATCATTCGCGCGCTGGAAAGCATTCTTGATCTTTCCACGGCGACCCTGAGCGGGCCGCCCCCTGGAAAAATAGACCGGCTGGCATACTGCACCGGTTCCGGTTCATCACTGCTGGCTGCGGCGCATAAGGCCGGGGCCCAGTTGTTCATTACTGGTGATGTAAAATACCACACTGCGCTGGACGCTGAAATCCCGCTTCTGGATGTGGGTCACCACAGCCTTGAAGAAGAAATGATGCGCCGTATGTGCCACGTGCTCCAACAACGTGCTCATGGAGTTGCAGTGCACTTTGTGCCTTCTGCATCCCCGTTTCGCACTGTTGCCCTGTCATGA